From a single Dermacentor albipictus isolate Rhodes 1998 colony unplaced genomic scaffold, USDA_Dalb.pri_finalv2 scaffold_33, whole genome shotgun sequence genomic region:
- the LOC139052779 gene encoding uncharacterized protein, with protein MRYDEGKLFCSVRCRMVHIMRDVSCEGVSTLCEIADFTKRSMQLKVILVGLAIFGLIAAESDAMSASSSSEDEARADPETAERAEQGSTEEARISGACLASLCG; from the exons ATGAGATATGATGAAGGCAAGCTCTTCTGCTCAGTTAGATGCCGGATGGTGCACATTATGCGTGACGTTAGCTGCGAAGGTGTCTCAACGCTTTGTGAAATAGCAGA CTTTACCAAAAGAAGCATGCAGCTGAAAGTGATCCTGGTGGGCTTGGCCATCTTTGGCCTTATTGCGGCTG AGAGTGATGCTATGTCGGCCAGCAGCTCCAGTGAAGACGAAGCCAGAGCAGATCCCGAGACTGCTGAGCGTGCCGAGCAAGGCAGCACTGAGGAGGCACGTATCAGCGGGGCATGCTTGGCTTCCCTGTGTGGATAA